One region of Alosa alosa isolate M-15738 ecotype Scorff River chromosome 1, AALO_Geno_1.1, whole genome shotgun sequence genomic DNA includes:
- the col10a1a gene encoding collagen, type X, alpha 1a, protein MDLRVATILLLSVALAAATGKGYVVKKVMKAPQYQPYSVKSHVVSVAGEPGAPGEPGPEGPPGPPGPAGQDGIGYPGPEGPAGPPGPAGYSSPGKPGTPGGPGKPGSNGVPGAKGETGAPGAQGPRGMPGPAGSPGPAGLSATGKPGPSGMPGAMGPRGEQGAKGHTGAPGAPGQKGDRGVGYPGPQGATGARGPMGPSGPAGEPGVGKPGRMGSPGEPGKAGVPGRDGAPGAMGAPGPKGHTGAPGIGLPGKPGDNGAPGMPGSAGARGPQGPAGATGAPGTPGYGKPGANGQKGERGGVGSPGTTGQKGEPGAMGSTGATGATGPMGQSGPQGARGFQGERGAAGAKGDAGAPGMPGHKGFKGDQGPQGVEGKQGYTGAPGPVGPRGATGATGAKGENGHPGATGAPGSTGPAGPKGNTGYTGAAGDKGEAGSPGPRGPVGPMGPSGAPGLKGHPGLPGAPGPAGVTAKGIPGPQGPPGLPGTDGQDGVPGPVGPPGPPGPPGEVMYEKSMGMGPGEITMVKAPMSAFSATTSTPYPPSGEPIKFEHIVYNAENHYDSETGVFTCQVPGVYYFSYNMHVNGANALVALFKNEEPVMFTYDEYNKGFLDQMSGSAVLQLNEQDTVYIKIPDDEANGVFAADNVHCSFSGFLIAST, encoded by the exons ATGGACCTACGAGTAGCaaccatcctcctcctctctgtggcACTAGCGGCGGCCACTGGCAAAGGATATGTCGTCAAGAAGGTGATGAAGGCCCCCCAGTACCAGCCCTACTCCGTGAAGAGCCATG TGGTGTCAGTGGCCGGAGAGCCAGGTGCACCAGGTGAGCCTGGCCCCGAGGGACCCCCCGGACCCCCTGGTCCCGCTGGCCAGGACGGCATCGGATACCCCGGCCCAGAGGGACCAGCCGGACCTCCCGGTCCCGCTGGCTACTCCTCTCCCGGAAAACCTGGCACCCCTGGCGGCCCTGGCAAACCCGGTTCCAACGGTGTCCCCGGAGCCAAGGGAGAGACCGGTGCCCCTGGCGCTCAGGGACCCAGAGGCATGCCCGGCCCCGCTGGAAGCCCCGGACCTGCTGGCCTCTCCGCTACTGGCAAACCCGGACCCTCTGGCATGCCCGGCGCCATGGGCCCAAGAGGAGAGCAGGGCGCCAAGGGACACACAGGTGCACCAGGTGCTCCAGGACAGAAGGGAGATAGAGGAGTTGGCTATCCCGGCCCACAAGGTGCCACTGGCGCAAGGGGTCCCATGGGTCCCTCTGGCCCTGCAGGTGAGCCAGGTGTTGGAAAGCCCGGCAGAATGGGTTCCCCAGGTGAGCCAGGAAAGGCAGGTGTCCCAGGTAGAGATGGCGCTCCCGGAGCCATGGGTGCTCCCGGCCCCAAAGGTCACACTGGCGCTCCCGGTATCGGTCTCCCAGGTAAGCCAGGTGATAACGGCGCTCCAGGTATGCCTGGCTCCGCTGGTGCCAGAGGCCCCCAGGGTCCCGCTGGTGCAACTGGTGCTCCCGGTACCCCAGGTTACGGCAAGCCCGGTGCCAACGGTCAGAAAGGTGAGAGGGGAGGTGTAGGTAGCCCAGGAACCACAGGTCAGAAGGGAGAGCCAGGTGCAATGGGCAGCACAGGTGCAACAGGTGCAACCGGACCCATGGGTCAATCCGGCCCCCAGGGAGCTAGAGGTttccagggagagagaggcgctGCTGGCGCCAAAGGTGATGCAGGTGCACCAGGTATGCCCGGGCACAAGGGCTTCAAGGGAGATCAGGGACCTCAGGGCGTTGAGGGCAAACAGGGATACACAGGTGCCCCCGGCCCAGTCGGCCCAAGGGGAGCTACCGGAGCCACTGGCGCTAAAGGCGAGAATGGCCACCCAGGTGCCACTGGCGCCCCAGGTTCCACTGGACCTGCCGGACCCAAGGGCAACACCGGCTACACAGGTGCCGCAGGTGACAAAGGTGAGGCTGGTTCCCCCGGCCCCAGAGGCCCAGTCGGCCCAATGGGACCTTCCGGTGCTCCCGGCCTCAAGGGTCATCCCGGTCTCCCTGGCGCACCTGGCCCCGCTGGCGTAACCGCCAAGGGCATCCCCGGACCCCAGGGTCCTCCTGGACTCCCAGGTACCGATGGCCAGGACGGTGTCCCCGGCCCAGTCGGCCCCCCCGGCCCCCCTGGCCCCCCTGGTGAGGTCATGTACGAGAAGAGCATGGGCATGGGCCCGGGAGAGATCACTATGGTCAAAGCCCCCATGTCCGCCTTCAgcgccaccacctccaccccctacCCACCCTCTGGTGAGCCCATTAAGTTCGAGCACATTGTGTACAACGCTGAGAATCACTATGACTCCGAGACCGGTGTCTTCACCTGCCAGGTGCCAGGAGTCTATTACTTCTCCTACAACATGCACGTGAACGGCGCTAATGCCCTGGTCGCCCTGTTCAAGAACGAAGAGCCTGTGATGTTCACTTACGATGAGTACAACAAGGGTTTCCTGGACCAGATGTCCGGTAGCGCCGTCCTTCAGCTCAACGAGCAGGATACCGTGTACATCAAGATTCCCGATGATGAGGCCAACGGTGTCTTTGCCGCCGACAATGTCCACTGCTCCTTCTCTGGCTTCCTGATCGCTTCTACGTGA